The proteins below are encoded in one region of Enhydrobacter sp.:
- a CDS encoding sugar ABC transporter substrate-binding protein has product MTDTLGKGRRDFLTVASAGGAAAALGVFGISPAMAAGIAAGRSEKPLKAAFSNAGLQATWCAQGKSAAEYWGKLFNVEVTWFDGQLDAVKQRAAIDNMASQKWDFVAIQAFGIGTLTQPVQKMIDAGIPVIDMDTLIAPLDKINVHAFLAPDNEFMGASVTQALVTKLGGKGNIIMTQGALGHTGAQGRARGFESVVKRYPDIKVLDTQPADWDVSKTARLWETYLTKYPKIDAAFFHNDDMALAAYNVMKAHKRTDILIGGVDAMPPAINAVEDGRMFATVRNPSCRIHGGAIIAGVAAVTAGEKTGSGIPKNIVTDGPVVTKANAAGMLWMEDHFLI; this is encoded by the coding sequence ATGACGGACACATTGGGCAAGGGCCGGCGTGATTTTCTCACTGTCGCCTCGGCGGGCGGCGCGGCAGCGGCGCTCGGCGTCTTCGGGATCAGCCCGGCCATGGCGGCCGGCATCGCGGCCGGACGCTCGGAGAAGCCTCTCAAGGCTGCTTTTTCCAATGCCGGCCTGCAGGCGACGTGGTGCGCCCAGGGCAAGTCTGCAGCCGAGTATTGGGGCAAGCTGTTCAACGTCGAGGTCACCTGGTTCGACGGCCAGCTCGATGCCGTGAAGCAGCGCGCGGCGATCGACAACATGGCCTCCCAGAAGTGGGACTTCGTCGCGATCCAGGCGTTCGGCATCGGCACGCTCACCCAGCCGGTGCAGAAGATGATCGATGCCGGCATCCCCGTGATCGACATGGATACGCTGATCGCACCCCTGGACAAGATCAACGTCCATGCCTTCCTCGCCCCCGACAATGAGTTCATGGGCGCCTCCGTCACCCAGGCGCTGGTCACCAAGCTCGGCGGCAAGGGCAATATCATCATGACGCAGGGCGCCCTCGGCCACACCGGCGCGCAGGGCCGCGCGAGGGGGTTCGAGTCGGTGGTCAAGCGGTATCCCGACATCAAGGTGCTCGACACCCAGCCGGCCGACTGGGACGTATCCAAGACGGCGCGGTTGTGGGAAACCTATCTCACCAAGTATCCGAAGATCGATGCCGCCTTCTTCCATAACGACGACATGGCGCTCGCCGCCTACAACGTGATGAAGGCGCACAAGCGCACCGACATCCTGATCGGCGGCGTCGATGCCATGCCGCCGGCCATCAACGCGGTGGAGGACGGCCGCATGTTCGCGACCGTGCGCAATCCTTCCTGCCGCATCCATGGCGGCGCCATCATCGCCGGCGTCGCGGCCGTGACTGCGGGCGAGAAGACCGGCAGTGGCATTCCCAAGAACATCGTCACCGACGGCCCGGTCGTGACCAAGGCGAACGCGGCCGGCATGCTCTGGATGGAAGACCACTTCCTCATCTGA